The Arachis duranensis cultivar V14167 chromosome 2, aradu.V14167.gnm2.J7QH, whole genome shotgun sequence genome has a window encoding:
- the LOC107474193 gene encoding pathogenesis-related protein PR-1 type-like has protein sequence MASDSKALLADEFLHAHNWVRNKYNLPPYTWDENLESVARKYLMERYDDCRVIHSKYGYGENLFWGKKLHWTPSDVIYFWYTEKDWYDFNKLTCTPPPPSKPNRPPKMCGHFTQIVWRDSLRVGCGLQHCNDRNAGMLIACEYDPPGNYANENPLEQHI, from the coding sequence ATGGCTTCTGATAGTAAAGCTTTATTGGCAGATGAATTTCTTCATGCACACAATTGGGTGAGAAACAAGTACAATCTACCGCCATACACGTGGGATGAGAATCTTGAAAGTGTCGCTCGCAAATATCTCATGGAGCGATATGATGATTGCAGGGTCATCCATTCAAAATATGGCTACGGTGAGAACTTGTTTTGGGGAAAGAAGTTACATTGGACCCCTTCTgatgttatatatttttggtaCACAGAAAAAGATTGGTATGATTTCAACAAGCTTACTTGcactccaccaccaccatcaaaACCAAATCGTCCTCCAAAAATGTGTGGTCATTTCACACAAATTGTGTGGAGAGACTCATTGCGTGTTGGGTGTGGCCTACAACATTGCAATGATCGTAATGCTGGCATGCTCATTGCTTGTGAATATGACCCTCCTGGTAACTATGCTAATGAGAACCCTTTAGAACAACATATATAG